The Camelus dromedarius isolate mCamDro1 chromosome 17, mCamDro1.pat, whole genome shotgun sequence DNA window AACCCCCAGGACAGGGCCACATCTCCCTCCTCAGaaccccagggcagggctgggcaacCCCAGGCCAACTCCCTGACATCTGAATGGCTTCCAGCTGAGGTGCCAGTACTCGTGATGGTGACACCTGTCAACGAGTTCGCCCCATCCTGTGTGCCACGCACATTTCGGGTTCGTGAGGATGCAAGACCCCACACTCTgctgggctctgtgctgggcagtgACATGGATTACCCACATGACAGCATTGAGTTCTACATCTCTGGTGGATCTGCCCCCTTTGCTGTGGACCGTCTCAGTGGTactcccaccccagggctgggATGGAGAGGTGGAGCCAGAGTTGACTGCAGGCTAAGGTTGTGGCTATCTCTTCTAGGAGAGGTTCGCCTCCTGGGGCCTTTGGACTATGAGCTGCAGAAATTGTACAGGCTTACTGTCCTGCTGAGTGACCACAGCCAAGACCAGGATCCCACCTGCCACCACTCAGGCTCCTGCACCATAACCATTGAGGTTGAGGTAACTGAGCCCTGAGACCTTGGAAGGAATTCAGATCTCCCTCTGGCATTCTGCTTttccactctgtgcctcagtttcctctactGGTTAGCTGGAGACGGGTGGGATGTCACTGTGGAAAGCTTTGGAGCCTGATGGCTGACACCTACGTTCTGGCTGTAGTGGGTGGAGGCTCAGGGGCTAGTCTGAGGATTTGGGGAGTGGGTGAcctgtcttccttcctgcagGATGTGAATGATCATGCTCCTGAGTGTGAGCCCCCATTTCAGGAACTCACCATCCACAGTCACCTGGGCCACAGTGTGGAGGTGACCAAGGTGTCATGTCGGGTTCCCCAAGAGCCACACCGCCTGGTCTTCTCCTACAGCATTGTGGGAGGCGAGGGCCATGGTAGGGGTGGGCTACCAGGCTGTGGGGGAGGAGCAGGCCAAGGCCAGCAATGGCCCCCTTCTTCTGCCACTCTGTTTTCAGGGAATAGTCAGAGCCGATTCAGCCTGCAAGGAGCTGTCCTGGTGTACAACGACCTCATGTTGGGGCTCTCCTGGCCAGAGCAGCCCCATACTTATGAGCTCTTGATCCATGTGGCTGATGCAggtccctccaccccccacctcagCACCACAACCACTGTCATTGTTCATCTAGTTCCTTGGACGGCCAGCACAGTGGCCACCAGCACCCACAGAGCTACAGTGAGAGGGGTCCACAGGCTATTGGTGGGTGGGGAGAAAGGATCTTGGAGGGTGTGGGGACCTAGTTTTCCACCTGGAACCGATGTGGGGAACCGATGAGTGCCAAGAGCCTGACAATTCAGAAGATCAAATCTGGGGTGTGAGATGGTCCAGCCCTTGGAGTTGGATGATCAGGGCATTTTGGCAGGGCAGTGGTAAAACTATGGCCCTATTTCAGGTGTCTTCAATGATGACACCCCTGCTTGTGACAGACATGGAGGCTTTCTGGCAGCCAGAGTCCTGGTTTGTGGTGGTGCTGACTGTGACAAGTGCCCTTCTCCTCCTGGCTCTGGGCTGGCTCCTCAGCAAGCTCCTTCAGGGGTAGGGTTCCTATCCCTGTGctgtctgcctcctcccagccccccaaTGGACCCCATCTGTGATAGGTACTTTCAACCAAGATTTGCCCAAGCTTATGAGCAGCCAAACTGGTATTAAGTAGGGCTGCCCTCTCTCCAGTGTTTGTCAGGTTACAGGCAGTGAGATGCTGAGAGGAAGTTGTCTCAGTCATTGGCAGAACCCAGTCTTGGAATGGGATCGGTATGGATGAAGCCCAGGGCTTTGGACTCTGAGTCTGTCATGCATTGGACATTTACCCCTATTCCTGACCCCTGCCCTCCACTTGAAACCTGACTTTCCCCTAAGACTCTTCTTATGGGcacaggattgaacccagaggAAGGTGAGGGTAACAATGTGGTCATTGCATACAGACACAGGCTATCCCCAGTAAAGGGGGCAGATTGAATGGTATTAGTTCCTGGAGCCAGCAGGTCTGCTGGCCCTCACTGCTTGATCCCTCCTTCTGGCATTTTAGGTTGGCCCAGGTGCTCCAGGCACCAAACAAACCAGCCCAGGCTCTGCTCCTAAACAGGTAAGCCTCATTTGCATACCTTTATGCCTGGAAGTCCAGCTCTTAAACTCAGACTGGGGCCTGGAGGCTTATGCTATACTCCTGCTCCTACTCTATCCCAGTAGCCAAGGAACTGAGGGACCCATTGAGGGGTTCATGGAGGCACAGAAGATGGAGACAACACAAGCACCCAGCAGTGTCATGAGCCTGGTATGGTCAACCCACCATCTTGTGTAGTGGGCACCCTGGCTGCTCCAGAGTATTCCCCTGCCaaccctgcccccttcctcttGGATGGCTATCCCTCTGGGAGGGCCCATACCAGCACCATCGGGATGGAGGAGGCAGGTGACCTCTTTGGGGACAGGCCTCCACCTGCTCCCCATGGGCAGAATTCAACTCATTGCACTCTCTCATTTTTCACTTCAGCAGCATTTTGATGGCAGAGCACAGGACTCCCGTGAGTCCTCCTCTTTCCAAACCATTCTCCACTTGGGCCCACTTTCTCTCCGTACCCCATCTCAGTATCTCCTCCTACCACCAGGCATCCACTATCTACTCTTTCCCTGAATGGGGTGTCTCCCCCCTAACACCTCCATTGACCTTTCAGCCAGTGTTTGCCAAACACCTGTGGGACCTGGTCTGATTCCTGCCCACAGTGGAAGAGGGGGAAGGTGGTGAGGAGGGAAGCAGCCCTCCAAATACTCCAATGTCACCATGAATTCTGGCAGAGTAATCTGACACTGGGCTTCGAGGGGCTGGTGTCCAGTTCAGGGAAATCAAGGATGTTTCCTGTGCATTTGAGCCAGACTTCAAAGGACTTGATAAAGGAGAGAGCGTCAAGGTGGATCAAGCAGAAGTAGGGGGGTCACACCAAGGGTCCTGGAATATCTTCCCTTAACCTTATGGGAGGGAGGCAGTTGTGCTAAAGCCAGCAGTGATGTCTCTCTCTCCTGACCTTCTGAGCTCAGGTACAGGCAGAGATTACCTGTTCAACACACATACGGGAGCCCGGCGCTGGGTCTGAGGCCAAGAAGCTGCTTCATATTTGTGGAATTTCTTCTTCACATGATCATGGGCTATGTTTCAAGTTGATTTGATAATAAACAAAATTACAAACAGAAGAGTCCTAGCCTTGTAACCTACATGTGGGAGAAGCTCTGAAATCTGTGGTCACTTGTTCTCACTTGGAGAATGCCCTGCCTTGTAGGAACACTCTAGGGAGGAgtaaggttattttttttttgagaaggcaTTGTACAATGCTCTGACAGTGATTAATGTTCTGCAGAGGTAAGAAGCTGTTATCCTTGTTAGTGACTGTGGGGGCCTCCAGTTGGCCTATCCCCTCAGAGGACACCTGCTCCAGCAGATAGGGAGGGCCCAGGACCTTCCTTTTCCTACTGAAAGGAGGCCATTGTTTGAGAGCCACACCAATCTCCAGGGCAATCTGCTGACTGTATGTGGAGGTTTTCTTGAAAAGGATCTGGAGCATTTCCATTGTGGTGAAGGTTGGTGCAGACTTGGGCACCTCCATGGCGTGACTGGCCATGGAGGAATTGAGCAGGTGTCCTCATTTCTTCCTAATCTGTTTCTTTCTAATTCCTTGGCCCTCGGTCCTCCCTGTGCTGAGCTGAGCTGCTGGACGTGGGCAGGTGGCCTACAGTAACCTGCAGGAGGGCGGGTTCTATCGGGTGTAGTGCAAGCCCACTCCCCTCTGCCCGGCCTGGCATCAGGTCTCAGGTTACTGCCAGCTCTCCCCCAAGGACCTCCTGTCTGGGTGGAGGTTACCTTTACTGTAGTGTCCTCCAAGTTCTCTCAATCTCCTCCCCTCTGTCAAGTCTGTGGACCTGAACCCTCTCAGGGTACCAGAGGACCTCCCTTCCTGAGCCAGTTGTGGTGACCCAGGTGGAAGAAGCAGCTGAGTGCcttctggggtgggaggtggggcgggaAGCATGCTTTGTGGTGCTTCCAAGTAAAGTGAGGGTGTTAGAGCAGGCCTCAGAGACAGCAACTTGACAGCAGTTGGTTAATGGAAGTGGTTTCAGGTAGACTTTTCCTGAGCACTTACCCTGCTCTAAGGGCTCATTAAATGTTCATCTCTGAAGAGCTtgatttttatcctcattttacagatggggcaaTCAAAGCTCAAAAGTCACAAAGCTAGCTAGACCCACTTGCTGTGGGTCAGGCTGGGTGACTGCATCTGAAACCAAGCCCAGGGTTAGGTGCTCTGTATGGGGGATAACTGTACTCCCAAGACTCTTCGTTGGCCTTGGTGGCACATCAGgcaattaaagggaaaaaagatgtcATAAGAACTCAAGACTAGATGCTCTAGGGCAGAAAGAGAGAATGCATGCTGTGTGACAGGGCTTGTGCTGGTGCCTGAACgtcaagcagaag harbors:
- the CDHR4 gene encoding cadherin-related family member 4 isoform X2, producing the protein MVTPGARLYTLLLPGMELQGAQMSITSAQDPPYFPGHFSINGQGWLQAPSQGLKGQAQKVFQLQILVNFGQGQSCHGMLIVKVLPAPSSQVSFLEQTQNITIPENLVPGSKVVQVQARGFDVRYEILSPMPCPLFSIGCVDGLVRTTAPLELAQAPGAAVTRLQVKAFERLWPWTSAKLELTVDVQSVNRWPPHCLPAMLVTQIPETTPVGTVLNTITCTDPDSPGSTLDYQLMFHRPPGTASLCLRDRVLQVNATLDCDTPGACFQYAASILVLDNGQPLMTTEVPVLVMVTPVNEFAPSCVPRTFRVREDARPHTLLGSVLGSDMDYPHDSIEFYISGGSAPFAVDRLSGEVRLLGPLDYELQKLYRLTVLLSDHSQDQDPTCHHSGSCTITIEVEDVNDHAPECEPPFQELTIHSHLGHSVEVTKVSCRVPQEPHRLVFSYSIVGGEGHGRGGLPGCGGGAGQGQQWPPSSATLFSGNSQSRFSLQGAVLVYNDLMLGLSWPEQPHTYELLIHVADAGPSTPHLSTTTTVIVHLVPWTASTVATSTHRATVSSMMTPLLVTDMEAFWQPESWFVVVLTVTSALLLLALGWLLSKLLQGVCQVTGSEMLRGSCLSHWQNPVLEWDRLAQVLQAPNKPAQALLLNSSQGTEGPIEGFMEAQKMETTQAPSSVMSLQHFDGRAQDSRESSSFQTILHLGPLSLRTPSQYLLLPPGIHYLLFP